CATCGACGTGCTGGAACCCATTTACGGCCTGGTCGGCCTGGGCCTGGTGCACCCCGACAAGGTGCGCCGCAACGCCGACGCCCGGGCGGGCGACGTGCTGGTGCTGGGCAAACCGCTGGGCGTGGGTATTTTGTCGGCGGCCCTGAAAAAAGGCATGCTGGGTGCCGACGGCTACGCCGAGATGCTGCACCACACCACCCAGCTCAACAAGGTCGGCATCGCATTGGCGCAGATCGATGGCCTGCACGCCATGACCGATGTGACCGGCTTCGGCCTGGCCGGGCACCTGCTGGAGATGTGCCGGGGCTCCGGCCTGTCGGCCCAGGTGGATGCCAACACCCTCCCCCTGATTGCCAGCGCCGTGGCCTTCGCCCAGCAAGGCATTGCCACCGGCGCCTCGGCCCGCAACTGGGACGGCTACGGCGGCCAGGTGCAGTGGCGCGGCGACGACTGGCTCAAGGCCCTGGTCACCGACCCGCAAACCAGCGGCGGCCTGCTGGTGAGCTGCAGCCCCGACGCAGCCCCCGCTGTGCTGGCGGCCTTTGCCGAGGCCGGGTTTGCCCAGGCCGCGCAGATCGGCCGCATGCACACCCCGGCCCCCGGCCAGCCCGTGGCACTGTCGTTCTAAAGCCATGGTCCACCGCGTCATCCCCTTGCTGGACCAGCGCAATCACGCCACGCAGGCGCTGCGCTCCGCCACGCCGGTGGATGGCCCGCTGTTGGACACCCTGCACCGCCCGCTGCACGACTTGCGCATCAGCGTCACCGACCGCTGCAACTTCCGCTGCAGCTACTGCATGCCCAAGGCGGTGTTCGACAAAGACTACCCCTACCTGCCGCACAGCGCGCTGCTCAGCTTCGAAGAAATCACCCGCGTGGCCCGCGTCGCCGTAGCCCAGGGCGTGCGCAAGATCCGCCTCACCGGGGGCGAGCCGCTGCTGCGCAAGAACATCGAGGTGCTGGTGGCCCAACTGGCCGCCCTGCGCACCCCCGACGGCCAGCCGCTGGACCTCACGCTCACCACCAACGGTGCCCTGCTGGCCCGCAAGGCCCAGGCCCTGAAAGACGCTGGCCTGCAGCGCCTGACCGTCAGCCTGGACGGGCTGGACGACCGCATCTTTCGCCAGATGAACGATGTGGACTTTCCGGTGCGCGACGTGCTCGACGGGCTGGACGCCGCCCACCGCGCCGGGCTGGCCCACATCAAGGTCAACATGGTGGTGCAGCGCGGCACCAACGACCATGAAATCCTGCCCATGGCCCGGCACTTCAAGGGCAGCGGCAACACCCTGCGCTTCATCGAATACATGGACGTGGGCGCCACCAACGGCTGGCGCATGGACCAGGTCGTCCCCTCCCGCGAGGTACTGCAGACCCTGCAAACCGAATGGGCGCTGCGCCCTCTCGCCCCCGCCGCACCGGGTGAAACCGCCCAGCGCTGGGCCTACGCCGATGGCAGCGGCGAGATCGGCCTGATCAGCAGCGTGACCCAGGCCTTCTGCGCCGACTGCAGCCGTGCCCGGTTGTCCACCGACGGCAAGCTCTACCTGTGCCTGTTCGCCACCCAGGGCCACGACCTGCGCAGCCTGCTGCGTGGCGACGCAAGCGAAGACCAACTGGCCGGCGCCCTCCAGCACATCTGGCAAGGCCGCAGCGACCGCTATTCCGCCCTGCGCGCCGCCTTGCCCTTTGAGACCGGCACCGGTGCCAAGCGGGTGGAGATGAGCTACATCGGTGGTTGACATCCACGCCATCACCGGCCTGGTTTTGGCCGGAGGCCGGGGCACCCGCATGGGCGGCGTGGACAAGGGCTTGCAGGATTTCCACGGCCAGCCGCTGGCCCTGCACGCGCTGAACCGGCTACGGCCCCAGGTGGGCCCGCTGATGCTCAACGCCAACCGCCACCTGGCCGATTACACCGCCTTCGGCGTGCCCATCTGGCCGGATGCCGACGCCGAATTCGCCGGGCCGCTGGCCGGCATGCTGGCCGGACTGACCCACTGCACGACTCCGTACCTGGCCACCGTACCCTGCGACGCGCCGCTGTTTCCACTGGACCTGGTGGAGCGCCTGGCCGCAGTGAAGGCCGACATCGTGGTCGCCACCGCACCCGACGCCACCGGCGTGCAGCGCCTGCAGCCCGTGTTCTGCCTGCTGCGCACCGGTCTGCAAGGCAGCCTGGCACAGTTCCTGGCCACGG
This sequence is a window from Rhodoferax sp. WC2427. Protein-coding genes within it:
- the selD gene encoding selenide, water dikinase SelD, with product MTQTSEPIALTQFSHGGGCGCKIAPGLLAEILARAPQGLVPPELLVGTETSDDAAVYRLNATQALVATTDFFTPIVDDAYDFGRIAATNALSDIYAMGGTPILALALVGMPIAKLPPEVIGQVLAGGAAVCREAGIPIAGGHSIDVLEPIYGLVGLGLVHPDKVRRNADARAGDVLVLGKPLGVGILSAALKKGMLGADGYAEMLHHTTQLNKVGIALAQIDGLHAMTDVTGFGLAGHLLEMCRGSGLSAQVDANTLPLIASAVAFAQQGIATGASARNWDGYGGQVQWRGDDWLKALVTDPQTSGGLLVSCSPDAAPAVLAAFAEAGFAQAAQIGRMHTPAPGQPVALSF
- the moaA gene encoding GTP 3',8-cyclase MoaA, producing MVHRVIPLLDQRNHATQALRSATPVDGPLLDTLHRPLHDLRISVTDRCNFRCSYCMPKAVFDKDYPYLPHSALLSFEEITRVARVAVAQGVRKIRLTGGEPLLRKNIEVLVAQLAALRTPDGQPLDLTLTTNGALLARKAQALKDAGLQRLTVSLDGLDDRIFRQMNDVDFPVRDVLDGLDAAHRAGLAHIKVNMVVQRGTNDHEILPMARHFKGSGNTLRFIEYMDVGATNGWRMDQVVPSREVLQTLQTEWALRPLAPAAPGETAQRWAYADGSGEIGLISSVTQAFCADCSRARLSTDGKLYLCLFATQGHDLRSLLRGDASEDQLAGALQHIWQGRSDRYSALRAALPFETGTGAKRVEMSYIGG
- the mobA gene encoding molybdenum cofactor guanylyltransferase MobA; this encodes MVDIHAITGLVLAGGRGTRMGGVDKGLQDFHGQPLALHALNRLRPQVGPLMLNANRHLADYTAFGVPIWPDADAEFAGPLAGMLAGLTHCTTPYLATVPCDAPLFPLDLVERLAAVKADIVVATAPDATGVQRLQPVFCLLRTGLQGSLAQFLATGGRKVGQWMTQHQCVRVAFGEAAAFANANTLDELADIQHQIGF